The Lysinibacillus pakistanensis genome includes a window with the following:
- a CDS encoding glycerate kinase, whose translation MKVVISPDSFKGTLSALEVANAMQAGIMEVDQSVNTVMLPVADGGEGTLESLIMATDGQYFLAQVLDPLGREIVAKYGVLGDNATCVIEMAQASGIMLLQDNEKNPQRASTYGTGQLMKAALDQGFRKFIIGIGGSATNDAGIGMLKALGLKFRKGDGSLIDDGVSALLELAIIDSSCLDSRLAEAQFTIACDVDNPFIGEQGATAIFGPQKGVKEHQITYFDNCLKQFADIVEEQYGIRLHDFKGAGAAGGVGGAFIAFLNSSFSAGIDIVMEAIQLKQHIEGAQFVITGEGKSDQQTLHGKAPLGIAKAARLANAQAILLSGYIDDIDKPALYDYFTVVESLVDEKVSIHQAMQKPYECIRLKTKKIFENLLQKSSSS comes from the coding sequence ATGAAAGTCGTTATTAGTCCAGATTCGTTTAAGGGAACCTTGTCAGCCCTCGAGGTGGCAAATGCCATGCAGGCAGGAATCATGGAGGTGGACCAATCAGTTAATACTGTGATGTTACCAGTTGCAGACGGTGGAGAAGGCACATTGGAATCGCTTATTATGGCTACTGATGGTCAGTATTTTTTGGCGCAGGTGCTTGATCCATTAGGAAGAGAAATAGTGGCGAAATATGGTGTACTTGGTGATAATGCTACATGTGTTATTGAAATGGCTCAGGCATCTGGCATAATGTTATTGCAGGATAATGAAAAAAATCCTCAACGGGCATCAACATATGGAACGGGTCAATTAATGAAAGCTGCTCTAGATCAAGGATTTAGGAAGTTTATTATTGGCATTGGTGGTAGTGCTACAAATGATGCTGGTATTGGCATGTTAAAGGCACTAGGACTGAAATTTAGAAAAGGGGATGGTTCATTAATTGATGATGGAGTGTCAGCTTTATTAGAGCTGGCCATTATTGATAGTAGTTGTCTAGATTCACGATTAGCTGAAGCGCAATTTACTATTGCATGTGATGTGGATAACCCCTTTATCGGAGAGCAGGGGGCAACAGCAATATTTGGACCTCAAAAAGGCGTAAAAGAGCATCAAATTACTTACTTTGATAACTGTTTAAAGCAGTTTGCGGACATTGTTGAAGAGCAATATGGAATTCGATTACATGATTTCAAAGGGGCAGGTGCGGCAGGTGGCGTGGGTGGTGCATTCATAGCCTTTTTAAATAGTAGCTTCTCAGCAGGTATTGATATTGTAATGGAAGCCATTCAATTAAAACAACATATAGAAGGTGCTCAATTCGTTATAACAGGGGAAGGGAAATCAGATCAGCAAACATTACATGGAAAAGCACCGTTAGGGATAGCAAAGGCAGCTAGATTAGCCAATGCTCAGGCAATCTTATTGTCAGGGTATATTGATGATATTGATAAACCTGCATTATATGATTATTTTACTGTTGTTGAGTCTTTAGTAGATGAAAAGGTTAGTATTCATCAGGCAATGCAAAAGCCTTATGAATGTATTCGTTTGAAAACCAAAAAAATATTTGAGAATCTCTTACAAAAGAGTAGTTCATCATAG
- a CDS encoding coproporphyrinogen III oxidase: MKIIHIDQNYPEDWIRVLNHIANLFFEDSKLKAKSDGADMSISFEHHVAEDCSISTKAVLEVEGKQFTNEYYIQYDTQAEGRDLNIRIKRALSHVFLDVLEQYTGMQQQWGILTGVRPTKLYHKFRKEGKTEKEIADILIRDFRLSAQKVVLLKDIVERQLVTIPDIDNIGKEISVYIGIPFCPTKCAYCTFPAYAIGSNRKHGRVTTFLEGLHIELREMGKWLKDNDMKITSIYWGGGTPTSIEAHEMDALYQTMYDSFPHPETIREVTVEAGRPDTITTEKLEVLKKWGIDRISVNPQSYTDETLKAIGRHHTVQETVDKFWLARESGMNNINMDLIIGLPNEGIEEFQHSLEESAKMQPESLTVHTLSFKRASEMTRNKDKYKVADRDTVAEMMQMAQDWTKENDYVPYYLYRQKNILGNLENVGYSKAGEESIYNIVIMEEVQTILGIGCGASSKFVHPETGKITQFHNPKDPAAYIMTFEDAIGKKIEFLDELYKA, translated from the coding sequence ATGAAAATTATTCACATAGATCAAAATTATCCAGAGGATTGGATTCGTGTATTAAACCATATAGCAAATTTATTTTTTGAGGATTCCAAACTAAAAGCAAAGTCTGATGGAGCCGACATGTCGATATCCTTCGAGCATCATGTTGCTGAGGATTGTTCTATATCTACAAAAGCTGTATTAGAGGTAGAGGGAAAGCAATTTACAAATGAATATTATATTCAATATGATACACAGGCTGAGGGACGTGACCTAAATATCCGTATTAAACGTGCTCTGTCTCATGTATTTTTAGATGTGCTTGAACAATATACGGGGATGCAACAGCAATGGGGTATTTTAACAGGTGTCCGTCCGACTAAGCTCTATCATAAATTTAGAAAAGAAGGCAAGACTGAGAAAGAAATTGCTGACATACTTATTCGTGATTTTCGACTGTCAGCACAAAAGGTAGTGCTCTTAAAAGATATTGTTGAGCGACAATTAGTGACGATTCCTGATATCGATAACATTGGAAAGGAAATAAGTGTTTATATCGGAATTCCTTTCTGTCCAACAAAATGTGCCTATTGTACGTTCCCCGCATATGCGATTGGAAGTAACCGAAAGCATGGCCGGGTCACTACATTTTTAGAGGGGCTACATATTGAATTAAGAGAAATGGGTAAATGGCTAAAGGACAACGATATGAAAATCACATCTATTTATTGGGGTGGTGGCACGCCAACATCTATTGAGGCACATGAAATGGATGCATTGTATCAAACGATGTACGATTCTTTTCCACATCCTGAAACAATCCGTGAAGTGACAGTTGAAGCGGGTAGACCAGATACGATTACTACAGAAAAACTAGAAGTGTTAAAAAAATGGGGGATTGACCGTATAAGTGTTAATCCACAATCTTATACAGATGAAACGTTAAAGGCGATTGGTCGCCATCATACGGTTCAGGAAACAGTTGATAAGTTTTGGCTTGCGCGTGAATCAGGTATGAACAATATTAATATGGATCTCATTATCGGCTTACCAAATGAAGGTATCGAGGAATTCCAGCATTCTTTAGAAGAATCTGCTAAGATGCAACCAGAGTCATTGACTGTTCATACACTATCATTTAAACGTGCATCTGAGATGACTCGTAATAAGGATAAATATAAAGTAGCGGATCGTGATACTGTTGCAGAAATGATGCAGATGGCACAAGATTGGACAAAGGAAAATGACTATGTTCCGTACTATTTATATCGACAAAAAAATATTTTAGGTAATTTAGAAAATGTCGGCTATAGTAAAGCTGGTGAGGAAAGCATCTATAATATTGTGATCATGGAAGAGGTACAGACAATTTTAGGAATCGGCTGTGGCGCTTCTTCTAAATTTGTTCATCCTGAAACAGGGAAAATTACGCAGTTCCATAATCCAAAAGATCCTGCTGCCTATATCATGACATTCGAGGATGCTATAGGTAAAAAAATTGAGTTTTTAGATGAATTATATAAAGCATAA
- a CDS encoding stalk domain-containing protein: MNMKKFAPVAMTALLFGSTVVPVASANEKPTEAPQIQIDPIHIFNNTYGTVEKVHTGEKITYYTVKDGDQTNVLEITNETPVFDNTGKKVDLKEGDKIVAYTFANKPQKLIYPPQFNPDVVIVETEEVGFVEVDYFFEDLKNTYDILKLNIGEKTELFNSQGEKVTAKDLAEKHLVVFYTASTKSIPAQTTPSKVIILENKFANTVENTVEVEIAAIIEADSYEVDGTKMVPLRLIAEKRGFTVESTGKGAIITKGNLSFTITRGEKMFGVNKALHPLHVAPALLEANKTYVPIEFVEEFLK, from the coding sequence ATGAACATGAAAAAGTTTGCACCTGTAGCAATGACAGCATTATTGTTTGGAAGTACAGTAGTTCCAGTCGCTTCAGCTAATGAAAAACCAACAGAAGCACCACAAATTCAAATTGATCCTATACACATTTTCAACAATACATATGGGACAGTTGAGAAAGTCCATACTGGTGAAAAAATTACATATTACACGGTAAAAGATGGCGATCAAACGAATGTTTTAGAAATTACAAATGAAACACCTGTTTTCGATAATACAGGGAAAAAAGTGGATCTTAAGGAGGGAGATAAAATAGTTGCCTATACATTTGCCAACAAGCCTCAAAAATTAATCTATCCACCACAATTCAATCCTGATGTTGTCATTGTTGAAACAGAGGAAGTTGGATTTGTTGAGGTTGATTATTTCTTTGAAGACTTAAAAAATACTTATGATATTTTAAAATTAAACATTGGAGAAAAGACGGAGCTTTTCAATTCACAGGGAGAGAAAGTCACAGCTAAGGATTTAGCAGAGAAGCATTTAGTGGTTTTCTATACAGCTTCTACAAAAAGCATCCCAGCTCAGACAACACCTTCGAAAGTAATCATTCTTGAAAATAAATTTGCCAATACAGTAGAAAATACTGTTGAAGTAGAGATTGCCGCCATTATTGAGGCAGATTCATATGAAGTGGATGGAACGAAGATGGTTCCTTTGCGCCTGATTGCTGAAAAACGTGGTTTTACGGTAGAGTCAACGGGTAAAGGAGCAATTATAACAAAAGGTAATTTATCTTTCACAATTACGCGCGGTGAAAAAATGTTTGGTGTGAACAAAGCCTTACATCCACTTCATGTAGCACCTGCATTACTAGAAGCGAATAAAACATATGTACCAATTGAGTTTGTAGAGGAATTTCTAAAATAA
- a CDS encoding serine hydrolase domain-containing protein, which produces MIKQIVVLMICILCILLFTSTDKFSATISDRDQKIKQIEVEIENNMKTHDIPGMAFALVDSNGIIYSKGFGTLDIREDTQQIDENTNFNLGSLSKVFTTIAIMQLQEKGLLRIEDPVVNYLPWFKTRDALMSNQITIKHLLNHSSGLPSRLNVHEVKSVDRREIKIQISDKLRNVMLVAKPGETFEYTNMNTDLLQIIIEEVSDVPFTKYMDENIFKPLGMNRTGYFTFDDQQLSNTAIGHRYHWGKIKPFKEKLVYATSSSAGLSSNATDLAKFMMCLLNEGGNSYG; this is translated from the coding sequence ATGATTAAACAGATTGTAGTTTTAATGATTTGCATTCTTTGTATTTTACTATTCACGTCTACAGATAAATTTTCGGCAACAATAAGTGATAGGGATCAGAAAATAAAACAAATTGAGGTTGAAATTGAGAACAACATGAAAACACATGATATTCCGGGAATGGCCTTTGCACTTGTTGATTCTAATGGGATTATTTATTCTAAAGGTTTTGGAACATTAGATATCCGAGAAGATACACAGCAGATTGACGAAAATACAAACTTTAACTTAGGATCGCTTTCTAAAGTGTTTACCACAATAGCTATTATGCAGCTTCAGGAGAAAGGACTTTTACGTATAGAAGATCCTGTTGTTAATTATCTTCCTTGGTTTAAAACAAGAGATGCTTTAATGTCAAATCAGATTACTATTAAGCATTTACTTAATCATTCAAGTGGTTTGCCTAGTCGCCTCAATGTTCATGAAGTTAAAAGTGTAGATCGACGGGAAATTAAAATTCAAATTAGTGATAAACTACGTAATGTTATGTTAGTTGCGAAACCCGGTGAAACATTTGAATACACCAATATGAATACAGATTTGCTGCAAATAATTATCGAGGAAGTTTCAGATGTTCCTTTTACAAAATATATGGATGAAAATATTTTTAAACCTCTCGGAATGAACAGAACAGGGTATTTTACATTTGATGATCAACAACTTTCCAATACAGCAATTGGACATCGTTATCACTGGGGTAAAATTAAACCTTTTAAGGAAAAGTTAGTCTATGCTACATCTAGCTCGGCAGGGTTATCCTCAAATGCCACAGATTTAGCAAAGTTTATGATGTGTCTACTAAACGAGGGGGGGAACTCCTATGGGTAA
- a CDS encoding IS30 family transposase — MSYTHLTISERVKIETYLELDYPIRKIAKLLNRQPSTISREIKRHAGSTADEAQVRYHQNKSNCGAKSKCTPEVKEAVQEKLWDTWSPEQIVGRLYQGQLSFKTIYRWIYEGFLEVPITVLRQKGKRQKPRETRGRFNIGTPISKRPKEVRKRETFGHWELDTVVSGRGKAKGCVATFIERMTRWYVGFLIPDRSAQSMEGAVRLLHSKLPKGAIKTATTDRGKEFSCYKVLEKDLKIDVYFADAYSSWQRGSNENGNGLLREFFPKQTNFEKVSPEELTESLNYINNRPRKCLGWKTANEAFNEQLLHLI; from the coding sequence ATGAGCTATACCCATCTTACCATATCAGAACGTGTAAAAATAGAAACATACCTAGAACTTGATTATCCGATTCGTAAAATAGCGAAACTCTTAAATCGTCAACCTTCTACGATTTCCAGAGAAATAAAACGCCACGCCGGTAGTACGGCTGACGAAGCGCAGGTACGTTACCACCAAAATAAATCCAACTGTGGTGCCAAGTCAAAATGTACACCCGAAGTAAAAGAAGCTGTTCAAGAAAAGTTGTGGGATACTTGGTCGCCTGAACAAATTGTCGGCCGCTTGTATCAAGGACAGCTAAGTTTTAAAACCATCTATCGCTGGATTTACGAGGGTTTTTTAGAAGTGCCTATAACCGTTCTCCGTCAAAAAGGAAAGCGCCAAAAGCCCCGGGAAACAAGAGGAAGATTTAACATTGGTACACCAATTTCTAAACGCCCAAAAGAAGTACGTAAACGTGAAACCTTTGGACATTGGGAGTTAGATACAGTTGTATCTGGACGTGGGAAAGCAAAAGGTTGTGTAGCAACATTTATTGAACGAATGACACGGTGGTATGTTGGCTTTTTGATACCGGATCGCTCAGCTCAATCAATGGAAGGAGCAGTACGTCTACTTCATTCTAAATTACCAAAAGGCGCTATAAAAACAGCCACAACAGACCGAGGTAAAGAATTTAGCTGTTATAAAGTATTAGAAAAAGACTTGAAAATTGATGTTTATTTTGCGGATGCCTATTCTTCTTGGCAACGCGGAAGTAACGAAAATGGAAATGGATTACTTCGCGAGTTCTTCCCTAAGCAAACAAATTTCGAAAAAGTATCACCAGAAGAACTAACAGAATCATTAAACTATATCAACAACCGACCAAGAAAATGTCTTGGTTGGAAAACTGCAAACGAGGCTTTTAATGAGCAATTGTTGCACTTAATTTGA
- a CDS encoding ribonuclease H family protein, with product MHVIIEWTYKALKGATTVLRSEEMPAAQAVLLAEDMERTGRVKSLHCIDRQETNWSLKELKAYLKEIETEPHNITVYFDGGFDRATKQSGLGCVIYYEQNGKPYRLRRNAFSSELNSNNEAEYAALYLAIVELDLLNVHHLPVCFTGDSQVVINQLSGEWPALEKDLSSWADKIDAKLEDLNIQPEYQLISRKENSEADRLATQALNGIDITGLSETER from the coding sequence ATGCATGTAATTATTGAATGGACATATAAGGCGCTAAAGGGTGCAACAACTGTACTACGTTCAGAAGAAATGCCAGCAGCTCAAGCAGTACTACTAGCAGAGGATATGGAGCGAACAGGGAGAGTTAAATCGTTGCATTGTATTGATCGACAGGAAACAAACTGGTCGCTAAAGGAGCTGAAGGCCTATTTAAAGGAAATTGAGACAGAGCCACATAACATTACTGTTTATTTTGACGGTGGCTTTGATCGTGCTACAAAACAATCAGGGCTAGGGTGTGTCATTTATTATGAGCAAAATGGTAAACCGTATAGATTAAGAAGAAATGCCTTTTCATCAGAGTTAAATTCCAATAATGAGGCAGAATATGCAGCGCTTTATTTAGCAATCGTTGAGCTTGATTTACTGAATGTTCATCATTTACCTGTTTGTTTCACTGGTGATTCTCAAGTCGTGATTAATCAATTAAGTGGGGAATGGCCTGCGCTGGAAAAGGATTTATCGAGCTGGGCAGATAAAATTGATGCGAAGTTAGAGGATCTCAATATTCAACCAGAATATCAGCTTATTTCCAGGAAAGAGAATTCAGAAGCGGATCGTCTAGCTACACAAGCCTTAAATGGCATAGATATTACAGGATTAAGCGAAACTGAAAGGTAG
- a CDS encoding YlbF family regulator codes for MVNIYNEINALEATFRKTPEFEELQKAVSVVKNDEEALNVFTNFRKIQIELQKKQLAGEDILEDELVYAQKASQLAQQNEKISSMLEAEMKLSKVIEEVNRILVKPIQTLYEGI; via the coding sequence ATGGTTAATATTTATAATGAAATTAATGCTTTAGAGGCAACTTTCCGTAAAACACCGGAATTCGAAGAGTTGCAAAAGGCGGTTTCAGTAGTAAAGAATGATGAAGAGGCATTAAATGTTTTTACAAACTTCCGTAAAATTCAAATTGAGCTACAGAAAAAGCAATTAGCAGGTGAGGATATTTTGGAAGATGAACTAGTGTACGCTCAAAAGGCGTCTCAGCTTGCCCAGCAAAATGAAAAAATATCTTCAATGCTTGAAGCAGAAATGAAATTAAGCAAGGTGATTGAAGAGGTAAATCGTATTTTAGTTAAACCTATACAAACATTGTATGAGGGAATATAA